In Actinoplanes octamycinicus, the genomic window CGGCTGCAGCTCTCCGGCGAGGGCCTGCCCAACGACGAGGGCACCGGCTACTCACTGCTCGACCAGCAGGGCATCACCACCAGCGACTTCATGCAGCACGCGAACTACCAGCGGGCGCTGGAGGGCGAGCTGGCCAAGACGATCAAGTCGATCGACGGCGTCGAGGCGGCCACCGTGCACCTGGTGATGCCGGAGAAGGACGTCTTCGCCGACAGCAACGCCAAGACCACCGCCTCGGTGCTGGTCGCCTCCAAGGCGACCAGCCCGTTGAGCTCCGACCAGGTGCAGTCGATCGTGCACCTGGTCGCCTCCAGCGTCGAGGGCCTGGACCCGACCCAGGTCACCGTGGCCGGAGCGGACGGCAAGATCCTCTCCACCGGCGGTGGCGCGGCCATCGCGACCGGCGGGGACAGCGGCTCCGAGGCGCAGACCGTCGAGTTCCAGAACCGGATGAACGCCTCGCTGCAGACGATGCTGGACCGGCTGGTCGGTCCCGGGCACTCGGTCGTCACCACCACCGCCGACCTGGACTTCGACCAGACCGAGACGCGGAGCAAGACGTACAGCTCGGACCCGTCGCTGCCGTCGCTCTCGGAGACCAGCAGCTCGGAGACGTACAGCGGGAGCGGGGTCGGCAACGGCGGCGTGCTCGGCCCGGACAACATCCAGGTGCCGAACGGCGCCGGCTCCAACGGCCAGTACGCCAACAAGAACGAGGCCCGCAACAACGCCCTGAACGAGGTGCAGGAGGTCCGCCGGAAGGCGCCCGGCAGCATCCGCCGGCTCAACGTGGCGGTCCTGCTGGACAGCACCACCGCGGCCTCGGTCGACCCGCTCCAGGTGCAGCAGCTGGTCAGCTCGGCGGCCGGCGTCGACGCCACCCGCGGCGACACGATCGCGGTCAGCGCCATGCCGTTCGACACCTCGGCCCAGCAGGCCGCCCGCGACGAACTCGCCGCCGCGGCCGCCGCCGAGAAGCAGAACAAGCAGATGACCCTGGTGAAGACCGGCGCGCTCGCCTTCGTGGTGCTGGCTCTGATCTTCCTGGCCTGGCGGGCCAGCCGGCGGGCCAAGCGCCGGCAGCAGCTGACCGCCGAGGAGAAGGCGCACCTGGAGGAGATGCAGGCCGCGCTGGACGCCCAGCGGCAGGCCGAACTGGAGGCCACCCAGGCGATGAGCGCCGCCGCGATGATCGAGGGCGGCGCCCCGGTGGAGGTGCACGACGAGGCTCGTGAGGAGCGGCACCGGGAGATCGAGCAGATGGTCCAGGAGAAGCCGGACGAGATGGCCACCCTGCTGCGCGGCTGGATGTCCGCCGACGCGACCACGACGCACCACTAAGAGGAGTAGGAGTTGACCACACCCGCGCTCACCACGCTCTCCATGACGGGCGTACGCAAAGCGGCCATAATGCTGATCCAGTTCGGCAAGGAACAATCCGCGCAGGTGCTGGCGAACATGACCGAGAAGGAGGTCGAGGCGCTCTCCGCCGAGGTGGCGCGGCTGGGCAAACTCGACCCCGTCCAGGTCGACGACGTGATGGACGAGTTCTATGCCATGGCGACCACCCGGTTCGCCGGGTCCGGTGGCATGGACTACGCCCGGGAGCTGCTGGAGGCGTCGCTCGGCAAGGAGCGGGCGGCGCTGATCCTGGACCGGCTCGAAGCGTCGATGAACGACATCCCGTTCAACTTCCTGAGCCACGCCGACCCCCGGCAGCTGCTCTCCTATGTGCAGTACGAGCACCCGCAGACCATCGCGCTGGTGCTCGCCCACATCCCGGCCGGGCTCGCTTCGTCGATCCTGGCCGGTTTGCCGTTGGAGGTGCAGACCGAGGTCGCGCACCGCATCGCGATCATGGACCGCACCTCGCCGGACATCATCCGGCAGGTGGAGAGCGCGCTGCAGCGCAAGCTCTCCAGCGTGCTCCAGCCGGACGAGCTGTCCACGGTCGGCGGCCTGCAGCCGCTGGTGGACATCATCAACCGCGCCGACCGGACCACCGAGCGGCTGATCCTGGAGGCGCTCGAGTCGCGCAGCCCGGAGCTGGCCGAGGAGATCCGGCGCCGGATGTTCATGTTCGAGGACATCGTGAACCTGGAGGACCGGGCGGTCCAGCTGATCCTGCGCCAGGTGGAGCCGGCCGATCTGGCCACCGCGCTCAAGGGTGTCCCGGAGACGGTGCGTGACAAGGTCACCAAGAACCTCTCCGAGCGCGGCCGGGAGAACCTGCTCGAGGAGATGGACCTGCTCGGCCCGGTCAAGGTCAAGATGGTCGAGGAGGCGCAGGCGAAGATCGTCGGCGTGATCCGCACCCTGGAGGACTCCGGCCAGATCGAGATCCAGCGGGGCGGCGAGGCCGATGAGCTCATCGCCTGACCGGCCGGTGATCCGCGGGGCGGTGGCCGAGACGGCCACCGCCGCCCGGTTCGCCACCGATCTGAAACTGCCCGACCCGAACGACCCGAAGCTGCTCGAGGAGGCCCGGCAGCAGGCCCGGGCCGCCGGCTACGCGGAGGGCTGGGCGCAGGGCAAGCGGGAGGCCGCGGCCGCCGCCGAGGCCGCCGCGGCGCGCGCGCTGGAGGCCGAGCACCAGCACGACCACCGGCGCGCGGCCGCCCTGACGCACGCCGTGAACGCCCTCGGCCGGGCCGTCACCGAGCTGGAGAACCAGCTCATGCCGACCTTCACCGAGCTGCAGGAACTCGTGCTGGCCAGCGCGTTCGAGCTGGCCGAGGGGATCATCGGCCGGACCCTGCAGGACGATCCGGACCGCGGCAAGGACGCGCTGCGCCGGGCCATGACCGCCGCACCCGAGCACGGCGACGTGCAGCTGCGCCTGCACCCGGAGGACTACGCCACGCTGGTCGCCGGGGACAGCGGCGAGTTCGACTACCAGGGCCGCCGGATCACCCTGCACCCCGATCCGAGTCTGCGGCCCGGCGACGCGATCGCCGAGACCGGCACCGCCACCGTCGACGCCACCATCGAGGCCGCGGTGGCCCGGGCCCGGGAGGCCCTGCGGATATGACCGACGTCTTCCAGCACCGGATGCGGAACGCGATCCACGCGGCCCGGCCCACGGTCAGCGGCCGGGTCACCGGCGCGGTCGGACTGCGGGTCACGGTCAGCGGGCTGGAGGCCCGGGTCGGCGAGCTGCTGCGGATCGGCACCGGCCCGGAGGCGGTGCTGGCCGAGGTCGCGGCGCTGGACGGACAGCAGCTCAACTGCCTGCCGCTCGGCCCGATCGCCGGGATCGGGGCCGGCACCCCGGCGATGAGCACCGGCGGGCCGCTGCGCATCTCGGTCGGCCCGGACCTGCGCGGCCGGATCCTGGACGGCCTGGGCCGGCCGATGGACGGCGGGCCACCGCTGCGCGGCGAGCTGGTCGGGATCGAGATGGCGCCGCCCTCGGCGATGGAGCGCCAGCTGGTCGACAAGCCGATGTCGCTGGGCGTACGGGTGCTGGACACCCTG contains:
- the fliF gene encoding flagellar basal-body MS-ring/collar protein FliF — translated: MTDRLPAPVRRITDTFKSFTPGQKAVTIFAVIAIVVGGYFFATWAAKPSYAILFNNLSTKDASAIVESLQKAGTSYELANDGQTIMVPRDQVNALRLQLSGEGLPNDEGTGYSLLDQQGITTSDFMQHANYQRALEGELAKTIKSIDGVEAATVHLVMPEKDVFADSNAKTTASVLVASKATSPLSSDQVQSIVHLVASSVEGLDPTQVTVAGADGKILSTGGGAAIATGGDSGSEAQTVEFQNRMNASLQTMLDRLVGPGHSVVTTTADLDFDQTETRSKTYSSDPSLPSLSETSSSETYSGSGVGNGGVLGPDNIQVPNGAGSNGQYANKNEARNNALNEVQEVRRKAPGSIRRLNVAVLLDSTTAASVDPLQVQQLVSSAAGVDATRGDTIAVSAMPFDTSAQQAARDELAAAAAAEKQNKQMTLVKTGALAFVVLALIFLAWRASRRAKRRQQLTAEEKAHLEEMQAALDAQRQAELEATQAMSAAAMIEGGAPVEVHDEAREERHREIEQMVQEKPDEMATLLRGWMSADATTTHH
- the fliG gene encoding flagellar motor switch protein FliG; translation: MTTPALTTLSMTGVRKAAIMLIQFGKEQSAQVLANMTEKEVEALSAEVARLGKLDPVQVDDVMDEFYAMATTRFAGSGGMDYARELLEASLGKERAALILDRLEASMNDIPFNFLSHADPRQLLSYVQYEHPQTIALVLAHIPAGLASSILAGLPLEVQTEVAHRIAIMDRTSPDIIRQVESALQRKLSSVLQPDELSTVGGLQPLVDIINRADRTTERLILEALESRSPELAEEIRRRMFMFEDIVNLEDRAVQLILRQVEPADLATALKGVPETVRDKVTKNLSERGRENLLEEMDLLGPVKVKMVEEAQAKIVGVIRTLEDSGQIEIQRGGEADELIA
- a CDS encoding FliH/SctL family protein, encoding MSSSPDRPVIRGAVAETATAARFATDLKLPDPNDPKLLEEARQQARAAGYAEGWAQGKREAAAAAEAAAARALEAEHQHDHRRAAALTHAVNALGRAVTELENQLMPTFTELQELVLASAFELAEGIIGRTLQDDPDRGKDALRRAMTAAPEHGDVQLRLHPEDYATLVAGDSGEFDYQGRRITLHPDPSLRPGDAIAETGTATVDATIEAAVARAREALRI